Below is a genomic region from Natranaerobius trueperi.
AGTACTATTTTTAACTATGAAAACCCTATTGGTAATATCTCTTATGACATTTATGAAGATCTAAAACAAGATGATCGGATTAATAATGTAGTACCGTTAGCTTTGGGAGATAGTTATAATGGTTTTCGAAAGTAACAGTAGTATTATTACAAGAATTAGATCCGGTTGAAATATCTCAAATACAACAAGAGTTCGATTCACAATCTGATGTACAGGCACTCCATATACCACAAGTGTTACGACAGTTTGTATCTATCATGGGTGATGGTACTATATTACTACAGATAATGGCTTATATTACTTTAATTCTATCAGGGTTATCAATTTTAGTTGCCCTCTCTTCATCCATTTTAGATAGGAAAAAAGAAAGTGCTTTATTAAGGGTTATTGGTGCTAAAAGAAGGACGGTCTTTTTAAGTGTAATTTAGACACTCTAACAATAACTTTTCTAGGTATTATTCTAGGTTCTATACTAGGCCATTTAGGTATATTTGCAATTTCAGATATTATTACCGAAAAAACAGGTGTATTAATACAACCATTTACATTAGTCCCCGGGCAATTAACAGTTTTATCTACTATCTTACTCGGTGGTCTAGGATTAGGAGGAATATTCGGTATGATAATATATCGTAGTGAACCAACTAAATTTCTCTAGTAAGGGGGGAGTTCATGTTAAAAACAAAAAAACTAGTTACTGTGATATGTCTATTTTTGATTTTCATAGTTGGATGTAAAGAGTCCACATCATATGACAAATATATTGTAGATGATCTAACTAAAACTGATAGTAATACAAAAGTGATTAGTGTTATAAGGCCTTTGACATTGACGAAAAAACTATTACATTAGAAGGTTTCATGTCACCTATCTCCCCATATAGAGAAGATCATTTTTATTTAATAAATAAACCTAGTGAGAGTTGTCCTTTTTGTGACGATGACAATATTGATCATATGGATGTTGTAGTTGTTTGGCTTCCTTCTAACGAAAGTAAGCGATTTACCTTTGAACCTCTACAAGTAACTGGAAAGTTGTATGTAAGTGAAGAATTAGAAGATATAGATGGCCATGCAAAAAGCCATTTCACATTATTAGTAAATGATATGAGTGATATTAAAAAGAAATCGAGTAGGAGGTAGATAA
It encodes:
- a CDS encoding FtsX-like permease family protein → MLRQFVSIMGDGTILLQIMAYITLILSGLSILVALSSSILDRKKESALLRVIGAKRRTVFLSVI